Proteins encoded by one window of Gehongia tenuis:
- a CDS encoding NADH-quinone oxidoreductase subunit C yields the protein MTQTILRLDSHSLVPKVLQFKHEGYRLVQISCTRLPKDYEITYSFAKDYELVNLRLVIDENTEIISISDIFEPAFLYENEIHDLFGVKINLISLDYQGNLYRTAEKTPFK from the coding sequence ATGACGCAAACGATCCTACGGCTTGATTCCCACAGTTTGGTCCCCAAGGTTCTCCAGTTCAAGCATGAGGGCTATCGCCTCGTGCAGATCAGCTGCACCCGTTTGCCGAAGGACTACGAGATCACCTATTCCTTCGCCAAGGATTATGAGCTGGTCAATCTGCGGCTGGTCATCGATGAAAACACGGAAATCATCAGCATCAGCGATATTTTCGAACCAGCTTTTCTCTATGAAAATGAAATCCACGATCTTTTCGGCGTAAAGATCAATCTCATTTCCCTGGATTACCAGGGGAACCTCTACCGCACCGCCGAAAAGACCCCGTTCAAGTAA
- a CDS encoding hydrogenase large subunit encodes MAQRSLVPFGPQHPVLPEPIHLDLLLEDETVVEAIPSIGFVHRGLEKLVEKKDFQEYVYVAERICGICSFMHGMGYCEALENIMNVEIPPRAKYLRTIWCEMSRIHSHMLWLGLLADAFGFESLFMQSWRIREKVLDMFEYSTGGRVIFSVNKIGGLRKDMDRGMLDAFVKMLDDIEVQLREITGAFLKDRMVLSRLKDVGFLTRKDAYDLGAVGPMARASSIPLDTRKLGYGAYDELDFEPITSTVGDCYARTDVRIHEIFQSIDLIRQAASKIPDGEFAVPVKGLPNGEYFMRVEQPRGEAIYYVKANGTKFLDRVRVRTPTFANLPAMLETLKGCQLADVPILILTIDPCISCTER; translated from the coding sequence ATGGCTCAGCGGAGTCTTGTTCCCTTCGGTCCCCAGCACCCGGTGCTGCCCGAACCCATTCATCTCGATCTGCTGCTGGAGGACGAAACGGTGGTGGAGGCTATCCCCTCCATCGGTTTCGTACACCGGGGACTCGAAAAGTTGGTGGAAAAGAAGGACTTTCAGGAATACGTCTATGTGGCCGAGCGCATCTGCGGCATCTGCAGTTTCATGCATGGCATGGGCTACTGTGAGGCGCTGGAAAACATTATGAATGTGGAAATCCCGCCCCGGGCGAAGTATCTTCGCACCATCTGGTGCGAAATGTCCCGAATCCACAGCCATATGCTGTGGCTGGGCCTTTTGGCCGACGCTTTCGGTTTTGAGAGCCTGTTCATGCAGTCCTGGCGCATTCGGGAAAAGGTGCTGGATATGTTCGAGTACTCCACGGGCGGCCGGGTAATCTTTTCCGTCAACAAGATCGGCGGCCTCCGCAAGGATATGGACCGTGGCATGCTGGACGCCTTTGTCAAGATGCTGGACGATATCGAGGTCCAGCTCCGGGAGATTACCGGCGCCTTTCTGAAGGATAGGATGGTGCTCTCCCGACTCAAGGATGTTGGCTTCCTGACCCGAAAAGACGCTTACGACCTGGGCGCGGTGGGCCCCATGGCCCGGGCCAGCAGCATTCCCCTTGACACCCGTAAGCTTGGCTACGGCGCCTATGATGAGCTGGATTTCGAGCCCATCACCAGCACTGTGGGCGACTGCTACGCCCGCACCGATGTGCGGATTCATGAGATCTTCCAGTCCATCGATCTCATCCGCCAGGCAGCAAGCAAGATTCCGGACGGCGAATTCGCCGTTCCTGTCAAGGGACTGCCCAACGGCGAATATTTTATGCGGGTGGAACAGCCAAGGGGCGAGGCCATCTACTATGTCAAGGCCAACGGCACCAAGTTCCTGGACAGGGTGCGGGTGCGCACGCCCACCTTTGCCAACCTCCCGGCCATGCTGGAAACCCTGAAGGGCTGTCAGCTGGCGGACGTACCCATTCTCATTTTGACCATCGATCCTTGCATCAGCTGCACCGAACGTTAA
- a CDS encoding 4Fe-4S dicluster domain-containing protein has translation MAIMRMAKTVMKNLFSKPATYGYPDVKRQYPARTRGHVSIDIDACIFCGLCSRKCPTGAIRVDRNGKSWSIEPFSCIQCNCCVETCPKKCLRMENNYTEPGAHKLLVTYTQNKPEE, from the coding sequence ATGGCGATCATGCGCATGGCGAAAACCGTCATGAAAAATCTGTTCTCCAAACCCGCCACCTATGGATACCCCGATGTAAAGCGCCAGTACCCGGCCCGCACCCGAGGGCATGTATCCATCGATATTGATGCATGCATCTTCTGCGGCCTTTGTTCGAGAAAGTGCCCTACTGGCGCCATACGGGTGGATCGGAACGGAAAGAGCTGGTCCATCGAGCCCTTCAGCTGTATCCAGTGCAACTGCTGTGTGGAGACCTGTCCCAAGAAATGCCTCCGAATGGAGAATAACTACACTGAACCCGGCGCTCACAAGCTTTTGGTGACCTACACTC
- a CDS encoding NADH-quinone oxidoreductase subunit B family protein: MAKMSKSPWLIHYDGSSCNGCDIEVLACLTPVYDVERFGVINTGNPKHADIFVITGGINAQNKPVVQQIYDQMPSPKVVVAIGICACNGGIFKDCYNILGGVDTVIPVDIYVPGCAARPEAIIDGVVQAVALLDEKRKAYKDAKKSEVQHDANDPTA; this comes from the coding sequence ATGGCGAAAATGTCCAAGTCCCCGTGGCTGATCCATTATGACGGGTCCAGCTGCAACGGCTGCGATATTGAGGTTTTGGCATGTCTCACTCCGGTCTACGACGTGGAACGGTTTGGCGTGATCAATACGGGCAATCCTAAGCACGCCGACATTTTCGTGATCACCGGTGGCATCAACGCCCAGAACAAACCGGTGGTCCAGCAGATCTACGATCAGATGCCAAGCCCCAAGGTGGTGGTGGCCATCGGCATCTGCGCCTGCAACGGCGGCATCTTCAAGGACTGCTACAACATCCTGGGCGGCGTGGATACGGTTATCCCAGTGGACATCTATGTTCCCGGCTGCGCCGCACGTCCGGAGGCGATCATCGACGGTGTCGTCCAGGCGGTGGCCTTGCTGGACGAAAAACGAAAGGCCTACAAAGACGCAAAGAAAAGCGAGGTGCAACATGACGCAAACGATCCTACGGCTTGA